One segment of Sulfobacillus thermosulfidooxidans DSM 9293 DNA contains the following:
- the acnA gene encoding aconitate hydratase AcnA: MKDRQHDEFNARVKTVFEGLPIIYYRLDALNSENSTSINTLPFSIKILLESLLRQMDGHQITKDDVLRLAHWDPHNPSASGDIPFKPARVVLQDFTGVPAVVDLATMRDEASRLHKDPTQINPLVPVDLVIDHSVQVDAFGTPTALQINTEREFQRNNERYRLLKWAQQAFHNFRVVPPGTGIVHQVNLEYLASVVATRKDGEQIVVFPDSVVGTDSHTTMINGLGVLGWGVGGIEAEANMLGQPLSFVAPAVIGFRLTGQLREGVTATDLALTITQILRQHGVVGKFVEFFGPGVAQMSIADRATVANMAPEYGATMGFFPVDAETIRYLRQTGRDDQHVRLTEWYLKEQGLFRTNDTPDPEFSEVIELDLADVRASLAGPKRPQDRIDLTAMPEAFEQSLRQDVSQRGFGLTPDQIHKTATMTWEDGHQETIGQGSVVIAAITSCTNTSNPSVMIGAGLLAKKAVERGLKVKSYVKTSLAPGSRVVTAYLKAAGLLPFLEQLGFDIVGYGCTTCIGNSGPLPPLVSQAIQEQDLTVAAVLSGNRNFEGRVHPLVKANYLASPPLVVAYALAGTMRINWNDDPLGYDAENHPIFLRDIWPSNHEIQETLAKALQPLLFTEQYNEVFGANPLWNQLPEISGSTYAWDESSTYIQKPPFFEAHDSTHEDIHGARILAIFGDSVTTDHISPAGSIPVNSPAGQYLLSHQVAPQDFNSYGSRRGNHEVMMRGTFANIRIHNLMVPGSEGGITRVYPSGEVLPIFDAAMAYKNQGTPLVVIAGKEYGTGSSRDWAAKGPKLLGVRAVIAESFERIHRSNLVGMGILPLQFEPGQSAQSWELTGDETLDVILPSPLTPAAKVTVQVHSPHTQTPRSFHVISRLDTPVEIEYFHNNGILQTVLNHLA, translated from the coding sequence TTGAAAGACAGGCAGCATGATGAATTTAATGCCCGCGTTAAGACAGTTTTCGAAGGCCTCCCGATTATTTATTATCGTCTTGATGCGCTGAACTCAGAAAATTCGACCTCCATTAATACCCTTCCCTTTTCCATAAAAATCTTGTTGGAATCTTTATTACGTCAAATGGATGGTCATCAAATCACCAAAGATGATGTCTTGCGTCTAGCCCACTGGGATCCGCATAATCCTTCCGCTAGTGGTGACATTCCTTTTAAACCGGCTCGCGTTGTACTGCAAGATTTCACAGGTGTGCCGGCCGTTGTCGACTTAGCAACCATGCGTGATGAGGCGTCTCGTCTTCACAAAGATCCCACCCAAATCAATCCTTTGGTCCCGGTTGATTTAGTAATAGACCACTCCGTGCAAGTTGACGCGTTCGGTACACCCACGGCATTGCAAATCAATACAGAACGTGAATTTCAACGGAACAACGAACGATATCGCCTGTTGAAATGGGCGCAACAAGCCTTTCATAATTTCCGGGTAGTTCCTCCCGGGACAGGCATTGTTCATCAAGTGAATTTAGAATACCTCGCATCGGTCGTGGCAACCCGTAAGGATGGAGAGCAGATTGTGGTCTTCCCGGATTCCGTCGTTGGCACCGACTCTCATACAACCATGATCAACGGTTTGGGTGTTCTAGGCTGGGGTGTTGGCGGCATTGAAGCCGAAGCTAATATGTTAGGCCAACCTCTATCATTTGTCGCCCCGGCCGTGATTGGATTCCGGCTGACGGGCCAACTTCGCGAAGGCGTTACCGCCACCGATTTGGCCTTGACGATTACCCAGATTCTCCGCCAGCATGGCGTTGTCGGCAAATTTGTGGAATTTTTCGGTCCTGGTGTCGCGCAAATGAGTATTGCTGATCGCGCGACCGTTGCTAACATGGCACCCGAATACGGAGCGACTATGGGGTTTTTCCCCGTCGACGCGGAAACCATCCGGTATTTGCGACAAACCGGCCGAGATGATCAGCATGTTCGCCTGACCGAATGGTATCTCAAAGAACAAGGATTGTTCCGCACAAACGATACGCCAGATCCCGAATTTTCAGAAGTCATCGAACTTGATCTGGCCGATGTCCGTGCCAGTTTAGCTGGTCCCAAACGTCCCCAAGACCGTATTGATTTGACGGCAATGCCTGAAGCCTTTGAACAATCCCTGCGCCAAGATGTTAGCCAACGAGGGTTTGGTCTGACTCCTGACCAAATCCACAAAACGGCCACCATGACGTGGGAGGATGGGCATCAAGAAACGATTGGTCAGGGTTCTGTGGTCATTGCCGCCATAACCAGCTGTACCAATACCTCTAATCCTTCCGTCATGATTGGCGCCGGGCTTTTGGCCAAAAAGGCTGTAGAGCGTGGATTAAAGGTCAAGTCTTATGTCAAAACGTCATTAGCCCCCGGCTCCCGGGTCGTTACAGCCTACTTAAAAGCGGCTGGCTTATTACCCTTTCTGGAACAATTAGGCTTTGACATTGTCGGTTATGGGTGCACCACGTGTATTGGTAATAGCGGACCCTTACCTCCATTGGTCTCTCAAGCGATTCAAGAGCAAGATTTGACGGTAGCCGCCGTCTTAAGCGGGAACCGCAACTTTGAAGGCCGCGTTCATCCTCTTGTCAAGGCCAATTATTTAGCGTCGCCGCCTCTCGTGGTGGCCTATGCCTTAGCGGGGACCATGCGAATTAATTGGAATGACGATCCTTTGGGTTATGACGCCGAGAACCATCCCATTTTTCTCCGGGATATTTGGCCCAGTAATCACGAAATTCAAGAAACCCTGGCCAAAGCCCTCCAACCATTACTGTTTACCGAACAATATAACGAAGTGTTTGGCGCCAACCCATTATGGAACCAGTTGCCGGAAATCTCAGGCAGTACCTATGCCTGGGACGAATCCTCAACCTATATTCAAAAGCCCCCGTTTTTCGAAGCCCATGACAGCACCCACGAAGATATTCATGGTGCCCGCATTCTTGCCATTTTCGGGGACTCGGTGACAACAGATCATATTTCGCCAGCTGGAAGCATCCCTGTGAATAGCCCTGCTGGACAGTATCTGTTATCCCATCAGGTCGCTCCGCAAGATTTCAATTCGTACGGGTCACGCCGCGGGAATCACGAGGTTATGATGCGAGGGACTTTTGCCAATATCCGGATTCACAATCTCATGGTGCCAGGCAGTGAAGGCGGAATCACCCGTGTCTACCCATCCGGTGAGGTATTACCAATTTTTGACGCAGCCATGGCCTATAAGAATCAAGGCACACCTCTTGTCGTCATCGCCGGTAAAGAATATGGAACAGGTAGTTCCCGGGATTGGGCAGCTAAAGGACCCAAATTGCTTGGGGTACGTGCGGTCATTGCGGAAAGTTTTGAACGCATTCACCGAAGCAATCTCGTTGGGATGGGTATTTTGCCGTTGCAATTCGAGCCCGGCCAATCCGCACAGTCGTGGGAATTGACGGGAGACGAAACACTGGATGTGATCTTGCCATCACCGCTAACTCCGGCAGCCAAGGTCACTGTGCAGGTTCACTCCCCGCATACTCAAACGCCAAGGAGTTTTCATGTCATCTCCCGTTTAGATACGCCCGTGGAGATTGAATATTTCCATAACAATGGCATTCTGCAAACTGTGTTAAATCATCTGGCATAA
- a CDS encoding GNAT family N-acetyltransferase: MMTRFQGPEELSYHDFTRRVNDYLMKSESAHNLLLGLIAQLDRNPSLTENAYWMSIEDDTGAICGVALRTGGHQLVLSDFRDEQAVYELACELYQRHIDLPGVLGPVTLAKRFSDTWAELRACQSKRLIREQIYELTAASLHAIPPVLGEEMVQLTDQDDADWLVSWIVEFEREAMPEMVSTPEHARSVVQNRLQGSYREGGFFILRDGGVPRSVVGYAHPTPHGIRIAPVYTPPNWRNHGYARRLVAFSCQALLALGYTDIYLFADQANPAANRVYQQTGFQAVREVDQYQFTCGHSNASGEEG, from the coding sequence ATGATGACAAGATTTCAAGGGCCTGAAGAACTGTCGTATCATGACTTTACCCGGCGGGTAAACGATTATTTAATGAAATCAGAATCCGCCCATAATTTACTATTGGGATTAATCGCTCAGTTGGATAGAAACCCTTCACTAACGGAAAACGCTTATTGGATGAGTATTGAGGATGATACGGGTGCTATTTGTGGAGTGGCGCTGCGCACAGGCGGCCATCAACTTGTTTTATCCGATTTTCGCGACGAACAAGCGGTCTACGAACTAGCTTGTGAACTTTATCAGCGTCATATCGATTTGCCCGGGGTTCTTGGTCCTGTAACATTGGCCAAAAGGTTTAGTGACACCTGGGCGGAGCTGAGGGCATGTCAATCTAAACGCCTGATACGTGAACAGATTTATGAGTTAACGGCAGCATCCTTGCATGCTATACCGCCTGTTTTAGGGGAAGAAATGGTTCAGTTGACCGACCAAGACGATGCCGACTGGTTAGTCTCCTGGATCGTTGAATTTGAACGAGAAGCCATGCCAGAAATGGTTTCGACTCCGGAACATGCCCGCTCAGTAGTTCAGAACCGATTACAAGGGTCTTATCGTGAAGGCGGGTTTTTTATCTTAAGAGACGGCGGGGTTCCGCGGAGTGTCGTTGGCTATGCTCATCCTACCCCGCATGGGATTCGCATTGCGCCTGTGTATACTCCACCAAATTGGCGCAACCACGGTTATGCTCGTCGTCTTGTGGCATTTAGTTGTCAAGCGCTTCTCGCCCTTGGATATACGGACATTTATTTATTTGCTGACCAAGCTAATCCAGCGGCTAATCGTGTCTATCAACAGACGGGTTTTCAGGCTGTGCGTGAAGTGGATCAATATCAATTTACCTGTGGCCATTCTAATGCATCCGGCGAAGAGGGATAA
- a CDS encoding CCA tRNA nucleotidyltransferase, with protein MEQPWRRQIPSTVRRLWSSLRESSVPTYLVGGAVRDLLRGVRPHDYDLASRRTPEQVIAWAHQHQWRVIATGVRFGTVSLYDPRAPQCIIEHTTLRREGRYHDGRHPDQVDWTDNIEEDLARRDFTINALALTWEGRLIDPYGGQKDLDRGIIACVGDAHRRLSEDPLRIWRAVRFVGMDHHGQPFQLAQSLQSAIERLWPQLKRISVERQRDELWRLLQTPHFGRALWEAERFGLFVVIWPHWRMTQGFVQRNPYHRYILNHHLLYTAQEGPSPLLRLTGLLHDIGKPWTYTLDAKGHGHFYGHAETGAVLAKNLLESLHFDHKTIRTVTALIAHHMYPWEQVEAKTLRRIAREWGDEHVQQLWILRKMDIIGAGYHTRWAAEERVKRRWNEALSPSSSPTRLAINGKDIMRWLHLSPGPEVGRWLKQVQQWVDDDPAINDPQILKERILNAIK; from the coding sequence ATGGAGCAGCCATGGCGCAGGCAAATTCCTTCGACCGTGAGACGTTTATGGTCGTCATTACGGGAGTCTTCGGTGCCGACGTATTTAGTCGGAGGGGCTGTAAGGGATTTGTTGCGCGGTGTGAGACCGCATGATTACGATTTGGCGTCCCGAAGAACGCCAGAACAGGTAATAGCTTGGGCACATCAGCATCAGTGGCGAGTGATCGCTACGGGAGTGCGGTTTGGCACGGTTAGCTTGTATGACCCGCGTGCGCCTCAGTGTATTATCGAGCACACAACCTTGCGACGGGAAGGGCGGTATCATGATGGGCGCCATCCTGACCAGGTTGACTGGACAGATAATATTGAAGAGGATCTAGCTCGGCGGGATTTTACGATCAATGCTCTTGCCCTCACTTGGGAAGGGCGTTTGATTGATCCCTACGGAGGGCAGAAGGATTTGGACCGAGGGATTATTGCCTGTGTCGGGGATGCCCACCGCCGTTTGTCTGAGGATCCATTACGAATCTGGCGTGCGGTGCGCTTTGTGGGAATGGACCATCACGGCCAACCTTTTCAACTGGCACAATCCCTTCAATCTGCCATAGAGCGCTTATGGCCGCAATTGAAAAGAATCAGCGTCGAGCGCCAACGAGACGAGTTATGGCGGCTGTTACAGACCCCGCATTTTGGACGGGCGTTATGGGAAGCGGAGCGCTTTGGCTTATTTGTGGTGATATGGCCCCATTGGCGAATGACGCAAGGATTCGTTCAGCGAAATCCTTATCACCGATATATATTAAACCACCATTTATTATACACCGCTCAAGAAGGTCCAAGCCCATTATTGCGATTAACCGGGCTCTTACATGATATCGGAAAACCATGGACCTATACGTTGGACGCCAAAGGACACGGGCATTTTTATGGTCACGCCGAAACAGGAGCGGTTTTGGCCAAAAACCTGTTGGAATCCCTTCATTTTGACCACAAAACGATTAGGACCGTAACCGCGTTAATTGCTCATCATATGTATCCATGGGAACAAGTGGAAGCCAAAACTTTAAGACGTATTGCTCGAGAATGGGGAGACGAGCATGTTCAACAATTGTGGATACTCCGCAAAATGGATATTATTGGAGCAGGATATCACACGCGTTGGGCCGCTGAAGAAAGGGTGAAACGCCGCTGGAACGAGGCGCTTAGTCCCTCCTCGTCGCCAACACGCTTAGCCATCAATGGAAAGGATATTATGCGCTGGCTCCATCTCTCTCCGGGGCCCGAGGTCGGCAGGTGGCTAAAACAAGTACAGCAATGGGTCGATGATGATCCGGCGATTAATGACCCACAAATCCTGAAGGAGCGCATTCTTAATGCCATAAAATAG
- a CDS encoding galactokinase: MRAETLVNHFSQLFGEPPQSVWESPGRVNLIGDHTDYQGGFALPIAVPYSTWIAAQLRPDEEIHVYSDYLPDQRVDLPLETVSRLAQKTPLSGLLGFVVAVWDLLGVTTGANILLMSTLPVASGLSSSASLSLALLAALSDLGQRPHDAKTLIHLARQVENVYLGVESGILDPLAIVCGQRDCAIRVDALAEEGQPVSFNYAQAGKSLFIIDTRTPRTLAGSGYHERVKETKEASDILGIPCLRFASDKNIDQLTDPVLKARTRHVIGENQRVQATIEAAERGDWSRVNQLLWDSHQSLSRDFMVSTPVLDETVAWLQDMGVGARVTGAGFGGSVVALGDCEQQADIEALLIRRYQENRWALPRVLTVLRPADGLHKVL, translated from the coding sequence GTGAGAGCCGAAACATTAGTCAATCACTTCTCGCAGTTATTTGGGGAGCCCCCTCAAAGTGTGTGGGAATCTCCTGGACGCGTTAATCTAATAGGCGACCACACCGACTACCAAGGCGGATTTGCCTTACCGATTGCAGTGCCTTACAGCACCTGGATTGCAGCTCAGTTACGCCCTGATGAGGAAATTCATGTATATAGTGACTATCTTCCCGATCAAAGGGTTGATCTTCCCCTTGAGACTGTGTCTCGACTTGCCCAAAAGACGCCATTGTCAGGTCTTCTGGGATTTGTCGTGGCAGTATGGGACTTATTAGGCGTGACAACAGGCGCGAATATTCTTTTGATGTCGACCCTCCCCGTAGCGAGTGGACTCTCGTCGTCGGCTTCGTTGTCTTTAGCGCTATTAGCCGCCTTGTCCGATCTTGGCCAACGCCCTCATGATGCAAAGACGCTGATTCATCTCGCCCGGCAAGTCGAAAATGTCTATTTAGGTGTAGAGTCAGGAATTTTAGACCCTTTGGCTATTGTGTGTGGACAAAGAGATTGTGCCATACGCGTCGATGCTCTTGCGGAAGAAGGACAGCCTGTCTCTTTTAATTATGCGCAAGCCGGGAAATCACTTTTTATCATTGATACACGGACACCGAGAACTTTAGCAGGCAGTGGTTATCATGAGCGCGTTAAAGAAACAAAAGAAGCTAGTGACATATTAGGCATCCCTTGCTTGCGTTTTGCCTCAGACAAAAACATCGATCAACTGACTGATCCCGTGCTGAAAGCGCGCACGCGGCATGTCATTGGGGAAAATCAGCGGGTGCAAGCCACGATCGAGGCGGCAGAACGGGGCGATTGGAGTCGGGTTAATCAGTTATTGTGGGATAGTCACCAGTCCTTGTCGCGAGATTTCATGGTCTCGACACCCGTACTGGATGAAACGGTGGCATGGTTACAAGACATGGGGGTAGGAGCTCGAGTGACGGGGGCTGGATTTGGTGGTTCAGTCGTGGCACTCGGCGATTGTGAACAACAAGCCGACATTGAGGCCCTATTAATCCGCCGCTACCAGGAGAACCGCTGGGCATTACCCCGCGTATTGACCGTTTTGCGCCCAGCCGATGGGTTGCATAAGGTGTTATGA
- a CDS encoding aldose 1-epimerase encodes MHDRVHLENSYWAVTLWPQWGATIGQLIHVPSQHALIRGPLTQQDLDREPYLFGMPLLFPAGRIADGQCHYGTEHWQWPRNDTAGPNHLHGFLWNKPFDIQMKSETQCVLTPATDTLSLLTHYMHQPLAVRVEYALTQQFLKMRASFTNLGRREIPFGFGYHLNICLATGWQLSLPPGRAWIMGPDLMPVRLARPGELPHAEWLHSQWNPRDLVCDMCYTVNSPEHHVVGFEDADQHQKIWLHAFAPFGHWVLYRPHKTADFISVEPYTWVHNAPHLPYPPKLTGWRVLKPGEKVETLLVWESPI; translated from the coding sequence ATGCATGATCGAGTTCATCTCGAAAATTCATATTGGGCAGTAACGCTCTGGCCACAATGGGGAGCCACTATCGGGCAACTGATTCACGTACCTAGCCAACACGCATTAATCCGGGGCCCTTTGACTCAGCAAGATCTCGACCGTGAACCCTATTTGTTTGGCATGCCCTTATTGTTTCCTGCGGGACGCATTGCGGACGGACAATGCCATTATGGGACCGAACACTGGCAGTGGCCGCGTAATGACACCGCGGGACCCAATCATTTACACGGTTTCTTATGGAATAAGCCTTTTGACATTCAAATGAAATCAGAGACTCAATGTGTTCTGACTCCGGCGACGGATACCCTATCCCTATTAACTCACTATATGCACCAACCTCTAGCGGTACGTGTGGAATATGCCTTAACGCAACAGTTTCTTAAGATGCGCGCATCGTTTACCAATTTAGGTCGACGAGAGATTCCATTTGGTTTTGGATATCACCTCAATATTTGTCTTGCAACCGGGTGGCAGTTATCGCTGCCACCCGGACGCGCTTGGATTATGGGTCCCGATTTAATGCCCGTTCGCTTGGCCAGGCCCGGCGAATTGCCCCATGCTGAATGGTTGCATTCGCAATGGAATCCAAGGGATCTGGTGTGCGATATGTGTTACACCGTCAATAGCCCCGAACACCATGTTGTGGGATTCGAGGATGCCGATCAGCATCAAAAGATTTGGCTTCACGCCTTTGCACCATTTGGTCACTGGGTTTTATACCGACCTCACAAAACCGCCGACTTTATTAGCGTCGAACCGTATACTTGGGTTCACAATGCCCCTCATCTGCCGTATCCCCCAAAGCTCACCGGCTGGCGCGTCTTAAAACCCGGCGAAAAAGTCGAGACCTTATTAGTCTGGGAGAGTCCCATTTGA
- a CDS encoding efflux RND transporter permease subunit, protein MICCTNGLFEDITPSHWSDRVEGGSIIYRLTKAALNNVTFIILLVVIGIAGGIWSLFQMPIESFPSISAPVVNIVTQYPSAPPKTVAEDVTAPIEEALIGLPNISSVNSTSSEGYSVVTAEFNVGVNTSQTDSAVTRALQGIALPQGASTPTINTLDLNALPIMIVSLSGPSLSQLGQIANHVIAPALSSVSGVSSVTVAGVDSPAIQITLNPQALQAHHLSPEEISTDVQDALKTFPLGQAVMNNKGISIVAAPAANTLEQLANLPIVSSNLSLPNTSKISHFSPSANSLTLKNLATLNTVTAPASTISRLDGHPSVTLNVIETSDANTVDVAHNVLQQINTLQSQLPKGVTLSVLQNQATSIKASVNGMAREAILGAILAVIVIAFFLWNGRSTLVAVVAIPLSIFISMIVLHAIGITLNMMTLGGMAVAVGRVVDDSIVMLESVYRRMQATGQRGADAIIHGAKEVASAITASTLTTIGVFFPIGLVSGIVGEFFRPFALTVVFSLIASWFVALVVNPILIHVFLGKGHIDTKHEWAPARLYRKVLRWSLHHPFVVLSSAAILLVGSLALVPTIGTAFLPPTSTPSLNAKMILPAGTTLAATNADSLQVEKVIRHLPGVLQYQTTVGAPTKASKSIVQSNVANFFISLAPTADPQNLSTELDNRLNALHLSGATFSVAPGSSFGGGSSTNQLQVLVQSSNPAHLAAASQTVARIMQQQPGVSQVQNQLSTNQPEITVQIKPSAAAALDLTSSDILGQLSPYFVNSQVGTLSSQTSTIPVYLQLPHNSTMSLSALKNVPIQTPLGHRVPLSQVATVSMQSVQTTITQTNGIPTATVSAVITAQNVGKVTHLIAHAIAQAHLPSGVSTVMGGVSQLQSQAFSQLGEAIVAAIILVYLIMVLAFGGGLAPLAILFSLPLAVIGALMGLYISHQPLGIPALIGFLMLIGIVVTNAIVLVDLVQQHRHEGMALDDALLQAGSTRLRPILMTALATIGALLPLALGANEGSLISASLAVVVIGGLFTSTLLTLVVVPIMYRILHHGRRHSGNSQIKTA, encoded by the coding sequence TTGATTTGTTGTACTAACGGATTATTTGAAGATATTACCCCGTCCCATTGGTCCGACAGGGTTGAAGGAGGGTCTATTATTTACCGACTGACGAAGGCCGCACTGAACAACGTCACCTTTATCATCCTCTTGGTGGTTATTGGTATTGCTGGAGGCATCTGGTCCCTCTTTCAGATGCCGATTGAAAGCTTTCCTAGTATTAGCGCACCCGTTGTCAATATCGTGACACAATATCCTTCGGCACCGCCGAAGACCGTCGCTGAAGACGTCACAGCTCCTATCGAAGAAGCGTTAATCGGCCTGCCTAACATCTCTTCAGTCAATTCGACATCCAGTGAGGGCTATTCGGTCGTTACCGCAGAATTTAATGTCGGCGTCAATACCTCGCAAACCGACAGTGCCGTCACGCGTGCATTACAAGGTATCGCCTTACCACAAGGCGCCTCTACACCTACCATTAATACATTAGATTTAAATGCTTTACCCATTATGATTGTGTCTTTATCCGGGCCCTCGTTGTCTCAACTCGGACAGATTGCTAACCATGTCATCGCTCCCGCCCTATCTTCGGTGAGTGGCGTATCTTCCGTGACGGTGGCTGGTGTGGACAGTCCGGCCATTCAAATTACCTTAAATCCTCAAGCGCTCCAAGCACACCATTTAAGTCCCGAAGAAATTTCCACCGATGTGCAAGATGCCTTAAAAACGTTTCCGTTGGGGCAAGCTGTAATGAATAACAAAGGGATTTCCATTGTGGCCGCCCCTGCCGCCAATACGCTAGAACAATTGGCTAACTTGCCGATTGTTTCCTCAAATCTATCACTTCCAAACACGTCCAAGATATCTCATTTCTCCCCATCAGCGAATTCATTGACACTAAAAAATCTAGCCACCCTCAACACCGTAACGGCCCCTGCAAGCACGATCAGCCGTCTTGATGGTCACCCCAGCGTCACCCTGAATGTGATCGAAACCTCTGATGCAAACACCGTCGACGTCGCGCATAATGTTTTGCAACAAATCAATACCTTGCAGTCTCAGTTGCCCAAAGGTGTGACATTATCTGTTTTACAAAATCAGGCAACCAGCATTAAAGCCTCGGTCAACGGTATGGCCCGGGAAGCAATTTTAGGAGCGATTTTGGCCGTCATTGTGATTGCCTTCTTCCTATGGAACGGCCGCTCGACCTTGGTCGCGGTTGTCGCTATTCCCTTGTCGATCTTTATTAGTATGATTGTGCTTCATGCCATCGGGATAACCTTGAATATGATGACTTTAGGCGGCATGGCTGTGGCCGTTGGACGTGTGGTGGATGATAGTATCGTGATGTTAGAAAGCGTTTACCGCAGAATGCAAGCCACGGGGCAACGAGGAGCTGACGCCATCATTCACGGGGCCAAAGAAGTGGCTTCAGCCATTACCGCATCGACCCTTACCACGATTGGCGTGTTTTTCCCCATTGGGCTGGTAAGTGGGATTGTCGGCGAATTTTTCCGGCCATTTGCCTTGACAGTGGTTTTTTCTCTCATTGCATCGTGGTTCGTGGCTCTAGTGGTCAATCCCATCCTGATCCATGTCTTTTTGGGCAAAGGACACATAGACACCAAACATGAATGGGCTCCCGCTCGTCTTTACCGCAAAGTCCTCAGATGGAGTCTTCACCACCCATTCGTGGTATTATCCTCTGCGGCTATTTTGCTGGTGGGAAGTCTCGCATTAGTTCCCACCATTGGTACTGCCTTTTTACCGCCCACGTCAACGCCTTCGCTTAATGCCAAAATGATTTTACCCGCAGGTACCACTCTCGCTGCGACCAATGCCGATAGTCTGCAGGTAGAAAAGGTGATTCGCCATTTGCCAGGAGTTCTCCAATATCAAACCACGGTAGGAGCCCCCACCAAAGCTTCAAAATCCATCGTGCAAAGTAACGTCGCCAATTTCTTCATCAGTTTGGCGCCGACGGCTGATCCTCAAAATCTTTCTACCGAACTGGACAATCGCTTAAATGCCCTGCATCTATCTGGAGCCACTTTTTCCGTCGCACCTGGCAGTTCCTTTGGAGGTGGGTCAAGCACCAATCAACTCCAAGTCTTAGTCCAATCATCCAATCCCGCGCATTTAGCGGCAGCCAGTCAAACGGTTGCCCGGATTATGCAGCAGCAACCGGGGGTTAGCCAGGTACAAAATCAATTATCCACCAATCAACCAGAAATTACGGTGCAGATTAAACCGTCCGCCGCAGCGGCCCTAGACTTGACATCATCCGATATTTTGGGCCAACTCTCCCCGTATTTCGTGAACAGTCAAGTGGGCACCCTATCTTCTCAAACGTCGACGATCCCGGTTTATCTCCAACTGCCTCATAATTCGACCATGTCTTTGTCCGCTCTTAAGAACGTGCCCATTCAAACTCCTCTTGGCCATAGGGTTCCCCTAAGCCAGGTAGCAACCGTGTCGATGCAATCGGTGCAAACCACAATTACCCAAACTAACGGCATTCCCACGGCTACAGTGTCCGCAGTGATTACAGCACAAAATGTCGGAAAGGTCACCCACTTGATTGCACACGCCATTGCTCAAGCTCATCTTCCTTCGGGCGTTTCCACCGTCATGGGAGGAGTGTCGCAATTACAATCCCAGGCATTTAGCCAGTTAGGCGAGGCCATTGTCGCCGCCATTATATTGGTCTATCTGATCATGGTCCTAGCCTTTGGCGGCGGCTTGGCCCCGCTCGCAATTTTGTTTTCCTTACCCTTAGCCGTCATCGGCGCCCTCATGGGTTTATATATTAGTCACCAACCTTTAGGCATTCCGGCCCTCATTGGGTTTTTGATGTTAATTGGCATTGTGGTGACTAACGCGATTGTGCTTGTTGATTTAGTGCAACAGCACCGCCATGAGGGTATGGCGTTAGATGACGCCCTGCTTCAAGCGGGCTCTACCCGTCTTCGTCCCATTCTTATGACCGCCTTAGCAACCATTGGTGCGCTATTACCTTTAGCCCTTGGTGCTAACGAAGGCAGTCTCATTTCGGCCTCTTTGGCGGTTGTGGTCATTGGAGGTCTTTTCACATCAACCCTATTAACCTTAGTTGTCGTACCCATTATGTACCGCATTTTGCATCACGGACGGCGACATTCTGGGAATTCCCAGATCAAAACTGCCTAA
- a CDS encoding dioxygenase has translation MALLGGIYAPNTPTLIGDLGIRHEATERALKDLGQRLQDLSSIDAILVISPHFVTGRGFGLVNSSPLRQIFDFTGFPSAFYHVHYSPPGAPEVVQTLEQLARQVDVPIAVTDQWGLDHGAWAPLHHLFPAAKIPVVPISICPELGPAVHETLGHQIHQLAEKFHLLVIATGSLIHRLDLWNQDLVSYPEDARQYLRTAKEAFMQGQWELLWNAPISWREHAAPEGGELPLRVLAGAIPSFRAEILAEEEEFSAVSLTTVFFQPTGE, from the coding sequence ATGGCACTATTAGGCGGAATTTATGCCCCAAACACGCCAACTTTGATTGGCGATCTGGGAATCCGTCACGAGGCTACGGAACGGGCCTTGAAAGATCTGGGCCAGCGTCTTCAGGATTTGTCATCCATCGATGCGATTCTGGTCATTTCGCCGCATTTTGTGACAGGAAGAGGTTTTGGCCTCGTCAATTCTTCGCCGTTGCGGCAGATCTTTGATTTTACAGGATTTCCATCTGCATTCTACCACGTGCATTATTCACCACCTGGCGCCCCTGAGGTCGTGCAGACCTTAGAGCAATTAGCTCGGCAAGTCGATGTTCCTATCGCAGTAACAGACCAATGGGGACTGGATCACGGAGCGTGGGCCCCATTACATCATCTCTTCCCAGCCGCAAAAATTCCTGTGGTTCCAATTTCCATTTGCCCCGAATTAGGTCCAGCAGTCCACGAGACATTGGGACATCAAATTCACCAATTGGCCGAGAAATTTCATCTTTTGGTCATAGCGACGGGATCGTTGATTCATCGTTTGGATTTATGGAATCAGGATTTGGTGAGTTACCCGGAGGATGCTCGCCAATATCTAAGGACTGCGAAAGAAGCCTTTATGCAAGGACAGTGGGAACTTCTTTGGAATGCTCCAATCAGTTGGCGAGAGCACGCTGCTCCCGAAGGCGGCGAATTGCCCTTGCGGGTCTTGGCCGGCGCTATCCCTTCATTCCGTGCAGAAATTCTTGCCGAGGAAGAAGAATTTTCAGCCGTTTCGTTGACGACGGTTTTTTTCCAGCCGACCGGTGAATAA